A genomic region of Polypterus senegalus isolate Bchr_013 chromosome 17, ASM1683550v1, whole genome shotgun sequence contains the following coding sequences:
- the LOC120517217 gene encoding ficolin-2-like, with protein MGFLLSTAVFLVASYLHGWTTAGSTCPDVQVIGLTEKDRLTVLQGCPGHPGAQGSKGDSGEPGQKGQKGEPGEHQQSGALNCKQLLDMGNVLSGWYTVYTIKGKPLSVFCDMDTDGGGWTYSYSRIPVDYI; from the exons ATGGGATTTCTGCTGAGCACAGCCGTGTTTTTAGTGGCCTCATATCTGCATGGCTGGACCACCGCCGGGAGCACCTGCCCAG ACGTGCAGGTCATTGGACTCACTGAGAAGGACAGGCTGACGGTCCTGCAGGGATGTCCAGGGCACCCCGGGGCCCAAGGCAGCAAAGGGGATTCCGGCGAACCCGGCCAGAAAG GACAAAAGGGAGAACCTGGAGAGCACCAGCAGTCAG GAGCTCTAAACTGTAAGCAACTCCTGGACATGGGCAACGTCCTGAGTGGATGGTACACCGTGTACACCATTAAAGGGAAGCCCCTGAGTGTCTTCTGTGACATGGACACCGATGGAGGGGGCTGGACA TACTCGTACTCGAGGATACCAGTGGACTACATTTAG
- the zgc:103625 gene encoding methyltransferase-like 26 B: protein MLLSPAAERNKDDLLQVLKDLLDTDRELFGLELGSGTGQHVIHFAQELPFVTWQPSEISSSAHESICSYITATKLTNVLQPVYLNIEDHWENWAGSPKSSCDVVLCINLLHFCPFRTIQNIFKGAGELLKIGGLLLTYGPFAVNGIIYPQDNIQLNASLQERNPEWGLPDADVLRQLGYENAMRLERMIEMPENNKCLIFHKIEM, encoded by the exons aTGTTGCTGTCACCTGCTGCTGAGAGAAACAAAGACGACCTCCTACAGGTGCTCAAAGACTTACTGGACACGGACAGAGAGCTCTTTGGCCTGGAGCTGGGCTCAGGCACCGGTCAACACGTCATTCATTTTGCTCAGGAGCTTCCATTTGTGACCTGGCAGCCATCGGAAATCAGCAGCTCAGCTCATGAGAG TATTTGCTCCTACATTACGGCCACCAAACTGACTAACGTGCTGCAGCCTGTCTACCTGAACATTGAGGACCACTGGGAAAACTGGGCTGGGTCGCCCAAGTCCTCTTGTGACGTGGTGCTGTGCATCAACCTGTTGCATTTCTGCCCCTTCAGAACCATTCAG AATATCTTTAAGGGGGCTGGTGAACTTCTGAAAATTGGCGGCTTGCTGCTCACGTATGGG CCCTTTGCTGTCAATGGTATTATCTACCCACAAGACAATATTCAGTTGAATGCCAGCCTGCAAGAAAG GAATCCCGAGTGGGGCCTCCCTGATGCTGACGTCCTGAGGCAGCTGGGCTATGAGAACGCAATGCGCTTGGAGAGGATG atcgaAATGCCAGAAAACAACAAATGTTTAATCTTCCATAAAATTGAGATGTGA